GCCAACGAGACCAACATCTCCACCATCCTGCGGGAGTTCCAGGTATGCCATGGCCATACTGAGGCCACCGGGGTGCCACCATGGCATGGCTCTGGGGGCCAAACCACCACCATGGTGGGGACTGAAGAGAGCCCCACAGGAGGAGTGGGCTGAGGCCATGCCAACCCCACGGGTGGCTCCAAAGAGCCCCAAAGTGTGACCATCACATGGAGGGATGCCCAGCACTAGCATGTGGGTGACATGTAGTGTGTGTCCCCCATGCCTGCACAGACCTACATCCGCAGCATGGACAAGGACTTTGTGGCCGCCACCATCCAAGCCATCGGGCGCTGTGCCACGAATATCGGGAAGGTGCGGGACACCTGCCTCAATGGCCTGGTCCAGCTCCTCTCCAACCGGGATGGTGAGCGTGCATGATGGGGGGCGAAACAGGAGCTCCACTGCTCTCAGGGCAGGACCCTGCTGAGGATGGATCTCTGCCCGCAGAGCTGGTGGTGGCCGAATCCGTGGTGGTCATCAAAAAGCTGCTGCAGATGCAGCCAGCCCAGCACAGCGAGATCATCAAGCACATGGCCAAGCTCACCGATAACATCCAGGTGGGCTGGGGCGTTGTGTGGCCCCTGAGACCAGGGGGGTGGCATCAGTGCCACGTGCCCGGGCATGTTTTGCAGGTGCCAATGGCGCGGGCCAGCATCTTGTGGCTCATCGGCGAGTACTGCGAGCACGTGCCCAAGATCGCACCTGACGTGCTGCGCAAGATGGCCAAGTCCTTCACCAATGAGGAGGACATCGTCAAGCTGCAGGTCATCAACCTGGCAGCTAAGCTGTACCTGACCAACTCCAAGCAGGTACCAGGGATGTGGCCCCACGGcatgcctcggtttccccagtggggagggagaggctggCCCTGAGCATGTCCCCTGGCGCAGAGCAAGCTGCTGACCCAGTACATCCTCAACTTGGCCAAGTACGACCAGAATTATGACATCCGTGACCGGGCTCGCTTCATCCGCCAGCTCATTGTGCCCACTGAGAAGAGTGGGGCACTCAACAAGTACGCCAAGAAGCTCTTCCTGGCCCAAAAACCTGCTCCCATCTTGGAGTCCTCCTTCAAAGGTACCCACTCCTGGTCGCAGGGCATGCGGACATGGGGCCAGTTGTCACCACAGTGCTGCATGGCTGTCCCTGAGCTGCTGCCACCTCTCACCCTGCTGTAGATCGAGATCATTTCCAGCTGGGTTCCCTGTCCCACCTGCTCAACGCTAAGGCTGTGGGCTACCAGGAGCTGCCCGACTGGCCAGACGAGGCCCCTGACCCCTCTGTGAGGAACGTGGAGGTGCGTggagcaccccagggtgctgggatgCATGGGGAGGCTGAGGTGGGGGCATTGCCTCAAGGTCTTGCGAGACCCTCAGAAGGTGCCCAAGCTGCTCAGCTGCCCCATGTCCCCTCTTTCATGCCCACACACTCGCCTGGGGACAGGAGTGGGTCAAGGGCTGCTGTTTGGGGCCCCCCCACCCATAGGCGGTGGCTCTGCTCCATCAACCCTGTGCCAGCAGGTTCCTGAGTGGACAAAGTGCACCAGCCgggagaagaggaaggagaaggtggAGAAACCCTTCTACTCTGACTCGGAGGGCGAGTCGGGGCCCACAGAGTCGGCGGACAGTGGTGAGGACCCAGTGGCACAGCAGGGCATGGGGCAGGAGCCACCATGATGGGGCATCAGGCAGGTGCCACCATGGTGGGGGACGGGGCAAGTGCCACCATGGTGGGCATCAGGCAGGGGACACTGCAGTGGGGACATCCCATCGTGGTGGGGATGTGGCAGGGGGATGGGGGGACGCAgtggggggaagcagggatgggggggggttgcggggacACAGCGGGATGCAGCAAGAGCATGGGGGACGCAGTGGGGCGCAGCACGGAGctgtggggatgtggggggatgcagcagcagggctgagccgtGCCCCCTGCAGAGCCGGAGTCTGTCAgcgaggagagcagcagcagcagcagctccggcagctccagctctggcagtgaggaggaggaggaggaagaggaggaggaaggcagcggggagcagtcagaggacaaggaggaggagcagaagaggtcgaagaggaaggagaaggaaggctcCCGGAAGGCGGGCAGGTACCCCTGGGAAGGCAGGGTGCCCCTGGCCAAACCCCACCTCAGCCCCTCCTGAGCcgtgctctccctgcagccccagtgaggaagaggaggaggaagagggggcaaagaaggaaaagaaggcgGTGGCACCTCAGGGGAGGAAGGGCCATGCCGAGACCTCATCAGAGGAGGCCAGCGCCTCCGAGAGCAGCTCCTCGGGCTCCGACTCGGGCTCCGAGGCAGAAGCCAAACGGAAGAAGGCGGTGAGGGCCGGGCTGGGTGGAGGGGCAGCGCGGggacccccaggcccccccatTCACAGCCCCCATCTCTCTGCCCCtttgcagccccccagcagcagggctggccccaAGGAGATCTCCCTGCTCGACCTGGATGACTGTGAGTGGCTGCCCGGGACACGCGGGACAGCTGTCACGGTGgcgggggggaaactgaggcacgggcacCCACCCCAGGGGGGTCAGGGCCCCGTGGGTCCTTTGGGGGCTGCTGAGCTGGGACGGGGACTGGTGACAGGTCCTTGTCCCCAGAGGATGGCCGTGGGACAGGTGGCTGGGCCAGCGGGGCTGTCCCCAGGGGGCTGTACCCATGGGATTGTCCCCATGAGGCTGTGCCTCCAGGGTTGTCCCCATGCAGGTGTGCCACCAGGGCTGTCGCCGTTGGGGCTGTACCCATGGGATTGTCCCCATGAGGCTGTGCCTCCAGGGTTGTCCCCATGCAGGTGTGCCACCAGGGCTGTCCCCATGGGGCTGTCTCCACGTGGCTGTCCCACAGGGCCATGCCATCAAGGCTGTCCCCATGGGGCTGTGGCTTATCAGAGCTCTGTTAACCCTTTCCTCCTCACACCCTGCAGtcaccccccctcctccccagcccgtcccctccagcaGCATCATCTCCAGCAGCCTTGTGACCGACCTGGAGGGCCTCACGCTCACCGACACCTCCCTGGCACCCGCCGTAAGTGTCCCCCCAGCGTCCTTCCCGGTGGGGCTCCTGGGACACCTGCCACCCGCAGGGACCCCACAGagcaggctggcagcagcccacACTGGTCCCTCGGTCCCTCGCAGCTGCTGAGCCCAGCATTCGGCGCGGTGAGGACCTACGAGCTGCTGCACCGCATGGCGGGCGAGGGGCTCTCAGTCGAGTACTGCTTCAGCCGCCGGCCCTTCCTGGGGGACCCCCACATGCTGGCCATCCAGATCCAGATCTCCAACAACACCGACGCCGAGGTGAAGAGCCTGCGGGTCAGCGAACCCAAGCTGCTCTCCGGCATGCGGATCCAGGAGTTCCCCGAGATCGGTATGGCACGGCTGCAGTGCTGCGGGGGGTGGGACGGGGACAGGGGTTGGCTGGTGGAGGGGACGTGGTGGCAGCCCTGTGGTTTCAGAGCACCTGGCACCAGGGGACACAGCCAGCGTGGTGATGGGCATTGACTTCTGTGACTCCACCCAGGCGGCCAACTTCCAGCTGTGGTGAGCACCCAGCGCCGGGCAGGACAGGACAGGTGGCCCAGGGGATGGAGACAGCGTGGGGTGCTCCAGGGATGGGGGACAGCGGTGCAGGGCACAGGTGCTGCAGGAGATGGGGAAAGTGGGATGGGCGCCAATGTCCCTCCAGGGGATTTGGGGCAGCAGGGGACAGCCGGACAGGGCATGGGGTACCCCAGGGGACAGCATATGAGGTACTCCAGGGCACTGGGGACAGCTGGACAGTCACCAACGTCCTTCCAGGGGACGAAGAACAGCAGGAGAGGGCATAGAGTGCccctggggacagagggacagggtACCTCCAAGGGATGGGGGACAGCAGGACAGGCAtcggggtccctgcaggggacaaggaggcagcggcagccccaggTCCAGCCTAATGGGTTCCCCCTATTCCTGAGGccttttgtgcctcagtttccctccagccagcccctgctcagggcagggatGGGAAGCGGGACGGGGAGGGGAGGACAATCTGAGCATGTGGCCCTCTCACGTGCCTGTCTCCCCAGCACCCACACGCGCCACTTCTACGTCTCTATCCAGCCGCCCGTGGGGGAGCTCATGGCCCCGGTCTTCATGAGCGAGAATGAGTTCAAGAAAGAGCAGGGTGAgtggggggacggggacagggcagCGCATGGGCAGCCACCGTCTCAGCGCCGATGCTCACCTCCCATTTTGTCCCCTCTGCCACCCTCGCTATGGCCCTAGAGCACCTTGCGCGGCTGGGCGAGGGTAAGTGGCCACTGGGCCGGCCCCTAGACTAGTTCTGCTCCCCTCGTCCCCCTCCTGCACCCCGCCAACTGCCGCTTGGGTGACCACCCCAGGGCTAGGGTGGCCCCGCTGGGTCCCCACACTGCACGGAGAGCTTGTGCCACCCCTGGCGCTCCCAGCATTGTGTCTGGTGAGTGACAGGGACACCCTGGCCCCATATCCCCATGCTCCCggagcagcagcatccctgccctGGCCCCGCAGCCAGGGGTCTGCACTGAGTGGTGGGTGCTCAGTACCCTGCAGCACCCGGCCCCATTGCTGCTGGTGACTGGAGAagccctccccagggatgtgaCTCTGCCGCTGGGCAGGGACGCGGGGACGAGCCTGAGAAGGGTTGTGGAAGAAGGGTTTTCCTGAAACCATCTCTGCCGGGCTAGAGAGGAGCATGCAAGGCAGACAGTTTGGGATGTCATGGGGGACCTGGATACAGAGAGCTGGCGGCTGGAGGGGCTTGGTTTGGGGATGGCAAAACAGGGCCTGGCAGGCACGTGGCCGCTGGGTGCTTGGCCAGAGACAGGCAGgtgcctctgctgcctgctccagGGAAGCTGACGGGCATGAGCGAGATCACGGAGAAGCTGACGCTGACCGAGAAATGCCAGAGCGACCACGCCATCGTCCAGCAAGTGACCTCGGCTGCAAACGTGGGCCGCGTGCCCTGCGGTGCCGACAATGAGTACAGGTAGTCAGACCCCCACACCAGGACCAGGCAGGCACTGTCACCTCTCTGCTCCCACCCGGATCACAGTGGGGATGCTCAGGGCTTCATGTAGGACAAGGAGCCTGCATGAACCCACAcatggtggtggccgcagatggCAGACACCTTCCTGGTCCCTACTGGGGCATCCCAGGGGACCGTAGGGTGACAGGGGGACAGCTCACCCTGAAGCTCTGTGTTCATGCTGGTGGGCAGGTTCGCGGCCAAGACGGTGACCAGCGGGAGCCTGGTGCTCATCACCCTGGAGCGACGGGAGGGCACCGCAGCCCAGCTGACCGTCAACAGCGAGAAGATGGTTATCGGCACCATGCTGGTGAAAGACATCGTCCAGGCCCTGGCGCAGTGACGGTGGGGCCTTGCCGCACCCATGGCCCTGCCCTCGCACCCTCTACTGCCCCACACCACTCCCTGAAACACTCTCTGCCCCGTTTTCTGCTGGGTTATTGCCCGCCCCACTCCCCAGAGGGGAGGCAGGCAGTGGCCCCTGGGCCGGCTTCGCCACTGGGAGGAAGGAGCGGGACAGGGCAGACGGGATGCAGGGTGATGTCCTGCTCGGAGGggtggcagcagctccagcccccatGGGAGCACAGCGTGCCTCCAGCCCCTGGCCCCTCACCACCATCTCCCAGTGTAACCGCTATTTATTGTGGCCAGGATCTCCCAATAAAGCTCTTCCCAAACCtgctcccttcccctctgctctgtgtgcacaGCCCCAGAGGCCCCCATGCTGGGCTCTGCCAGCCTCCCCAGGGTGGCAGTGGGGGATATCAGGGGACCAGCCATCCCTTAGgcaactggggacatgtgagggAACTGCTTGAATCACTTGGCTGCTGGCTCTTGGAAAAAACCCGGCACTGACACACAGGGTGTGGGTAAACAGCCTTGGGGCTCAGTGGAGAGTGGGAGGCGTTCAGTCCCGACCAGGGATCGGAGGAGTCCTGAGAGGTTTCCAGCTATTTATTCAAAGCAGAATTGCTCGTGCTTGGACCACGGAAATACCTGCTACGTCAGGGCTGGGTCTGTTCTGCAGTGTCACTGAAGGGATTCCTGGCACCAGCTCCGGGAGGCTGATCATCTCtaaactgtggggaaaaaaaacaaaaggaaatttgaTTCTTTATCAAGATCTCTCCTCCCAGCACGGGTTGGGTGGGATTTAAGAGAGCCCCGGCTGGCTCTCCCTTTCCAGCTCCCAGCGGGGAGTCAGGCCCAGCACTGGAGGCAGAAAATGAGCAAAGGACGCACGGGACGGCCTGAACCCCCAAGCGCCTCGAGTCCGACCTCTTCTGCTGCTCCAGAAAGGGTGAGGGGCTTTTCCCAGCATGTGGGTAGGAGACAGGATAAAATcacctttatttttttgatgGGTGAGGAAACGCTGTCAGACCAGCAGCACTGCCAACCGCTAGGCGCCAAGCAAGGAAAAGCCCACTTCCACAACAGCGGGGGCCAGAGCTGCAGCGCTCCGGGCAGCCTCGCACCCAGCGGGGCCCAAACCAGGAGCTGGCGCTGCCGCCACCCCCCCATTCCCGTCAGGGGGGGCCCTATCCCCTCACACGGTGCCCGGCCAGCTCCGCAGCCGGCGTGT
Above is a window of Opisthocomus hoazin isolate bOpiHoa1 chromosome 10, bOpiHoa1.hap1, whole genome shotgun sequence DNA encoding:
- the AP3B2 gene encoding AP-3 complex subunit beta-2 isoform X1 translates to MAASPAYGEEKGGSSSLGEPEYGHDPASGGIFSSDYKRHDDLKEMLDSNKDSLKLEAMKRIVAMIARGKNASDLFPAVVKNVACKNIEVKKLVYVYLVRYAEEQQDLALLSISTFQRGLKDPNQLIRASALRVLSSIRVPIIVPIMMLAIKEAASDMSPYVRKTAAHAIPKLYSLDSDQKDQLIEVIEKLLADKTTLVAGSVVMAFEEVCPERIDLIHKNYRKLCNLLIDVEEWGQVVIINMLTRYARTQFLSPNQNESLLEESTEKAFYGSEEEDTKDTKAEAASLAKRKPYVMDPDHRLLLRNTKPLLQSRNAAVVMAVAQLYFHLAPKAEVGVIAKALVRLLRSHSEVQYVVLQNVATMSIKRRGMFEPYLKSFYIRSTDPTQIKILKLEVLTNLANETNISTILREFQTYIRSMDKDFVAATIQAIGRCATNIGKVRDTCLNGLVQLLSNRDELVVAESVVVIKKLLQMQPAQHSEIIKHMAKLTDNIQVPMARASILWLIGEYCEHVPKIAPDVLRKMAKSFTNEEDIVKLQVINLAAKLYLTNSKQSKLLTQYILNLAKYDQNYDIRDRARFIRQLIVPTEKSGALNKYAKKLFLAQKPAPILESSFKDRDHFQLGSLSHLLNAKAVGYQELPDWPDEAPDPSVRNVEVPEWTKCTSREKRKEKVEKPFYSDSEGESGPTESADSEPESVSEESSSSSSSGSSSSGSEEEEEEEEEEGSGEQSEDKEEEQKRSKRKEKEGSRKAGSPSEEEEEEEGAKKEKKAVAPQGRKGHAETSSEEASASESSSSGSDSGSEAEAKRKKAPPSSRAGPKEISLLDLDDFTPPPPQPVPSSSIISSSLVTDLEGLTLTDTSLAPALLSPAFGAVRTYELLHRMAGEGLSVEYCFSRRPFLGDPHMLAIQIQISNNTDAEVKSLRVSEPKLLSGMRIQEFPEIEHLAPGDTASVVMGIDFCDSTQAANFQLCTHTRHFYVSIQPPVGELMAPVFMSENEFKKEQEHLARLGEGKLTGMSEITEKLTLTEKCQSDHAIVQQVTSAANVGRVPCGADNEYRFAAKTVTSGSLVLITLERREGTAAQLTVNSEKMVIGTMLVKDIVQALAQ
- the AP3B2 gene encoding AP-3 complex subunit beta-2 isoform X2 — translated: MAASPAYGEEKGGSSSLGEPEYGHDPASGGIFSSDYKRHDDLKEMLDSNKDSLKLEAMKRIVAMIARGKNASDLFPAVVKNVACKNIEVKKLVYVYLVRYAEEQQDLALLSISTFQRGLKDPNQLIRASALRVLSSIRVPIIVPIMMLAIKEAASDMSPYVRKTAAHAIPKLYSLDSDQKDQLIEVIEKLLADKTTLVAGSVVMAFEEVCPERIDLIHKNYRKLCNLLIDVEEWGQVVIINMLTRYARTQFLSPNQNESLLEESTEKAFYGSEEEDTKDTKAEAASLAKRKPYVMDPDHRLLLRNTKPLLQSRNAAVVMAVAQLYFHLAPKAEVGVIAKALVRLLRSHSEVQYVVLQNVATMSIKRRGMFEPYLKSFYIRSTDPTQIKILKLEVLTNLANETNISTILREFQTYIRSMDKDFVAATIQAIGRCATNIGKVRDTCLNGLVQLLSNRDELVVAESVVVIKKLLQMQPAQHSEIIKHMAKLTDNIQVPMARASILWLIGEYCEHVPKIAPDVLRKMAKSFTNEEDIVKLQVINLAAKLYLTNSKQSKLLTQYILNLAKYDQNYDIRDRARFIRQLIVPTEKSGALNKYAKKLFLAQKPAPILESSFKDRDHFQLGSLSHLLNAKAVGYQELPDWPDEAPDPSVRNVEVPEWTKCTSREKRKEKVEKPFYSDSEGESGPTESADSEPESVSEESSSSSSSGSSSSGSEEEEEEEEEEGSGEQSEDKEEEQKRSKRKEKEGSRKAGSPSEEEEEEEGAKKEKKAVAPQGRKGHAETSSEEASASESSSSGSDSGSEAEAKRKKAPPSSRAGPKEISLLDLDDFTPPPPQPVPSSSIISSSLVTDLEGLTLTDTSLAPALLSPAFGAVRTYELLHRMAGEGLSVEYCFSRRPFLGDPHMLAIQIQISNNTDAEVKSLRVSEPKLLSGMRIQEFPEIEHLAPGDTASVVMGIDFCDSTQAANFQLCTHTRHFYVSIQPPVGELMAPVFMSENEFKKEQGKLTGMSEITEKLTLTEKCQSDHAIVQQVTSAANVGRVPCGADNEYRFAAKTVTSGSLVLITLERREGTAAQLTVNSEKMVIGTMLVKDIVQALAQ